One Aethina tumida isolate Nest 87 chromosome 5, icAetTumi1.1, whole genome shotgun sequence genomic window carries:
- the LOC109600071 gene encoding actin-binding LIM protein 1 isoform X4: protein MGKTLCQVCNKKCSGEVLRVQDKYFHTQCFKCKACGNSLAQGGFFSKDGAYYCTADYQRNFGTKCSACGDYVEGEVATVLGKTYHQKCFTCHRCRQPFPSGEKATLTANKEVLCTKCVQIPIRDATPKTSPTNHSANDDLTKCAGCRDELKEGQALVALDQQWHIWCFKCGSCGTVLHGEYMGRDGVPYCERDYQKQFGVKCAYCNRFISGKVLQAGDNHHFHPTCARCTKCGDPFGDGEEMYLQGGAIWHPRCGPGPTENGQILNGSAENGNCTDTDVSVRDFDRHSTSGASEMQFSMRSRTPSLNGSLYSPTSMIRKHYSYRTPSPGLILREPKSATLTDDISRIYTYSYLTEEPTQGYLRRPIDPYDKTPVSPHFHRPTSQNSLRGSQGAGGKRFGSRSAMKILVDSIRSETPRPKSPHMNNEEPIELAHFPGAKPPKPGEEPKIERDDFPAPPYPYTDPERRKRWSDSYKGVSADSDEDEVDGKTAKEIEDEKLKREEEELSKIASGIGKVFLKNVQEREKVKKIKAAHLDPRNASRTPSANKEPAYRLRYDNPIGASPSRNLDHQRPFDDEEFDRSMSCRSSMGRSIGQIPNYNVVSALRHVPKPGYGLAPRSHTFSSSAGSYPQIPGDYSFSGMGAKTHSTDFSCGKSDISTGSITDVERRGLNSDMPVSSTYTGGLGRYPGGGYSSQVRRSLPNMAHSMLINEPAKIYPYHLLLITNYRLPADVDRCNLERHLSDQEFEGIFQIARPDFYRLPAWRRNELKRRARLF, encoded by the exons GTGGCTACCGTTTTGGGCAAGACCTACCACCAGAAGTGTTTCACATGCCACCGCTGCCGACAGCCGTTCCCATCCGGCGAGAAGGCCACCCTCACCGCCAACAAGGAGGTTCTGTGCACGAAATGCGTCCAGATCCCCATCAGGGACGCCACTCCCAAGACCAGTCCCACGAATCATAGCGCCAACGACGACCTCACca AATGTGCGGGATGCAGGGACGAATTGAAGGAGGGCCAGGCGCTGGTGGCGCTGGACCAGCAATGGCACATCTGGTGTTTCAAGTGCGGCTCCTGCGGCACAGTGCTCCACGGCGAGTACATGGGCAGGGACGGCGTACCGTACTGCGAACGCGACTACCAGAAACAGTTCGGCGTCAAGTGCGCCTACTGTAATCGGTTCATCAGCGGAAAAGTGCTACAG GCCGGAGACAACCATCACTTCCACCCGACGTGCGCCCGCTGCACCAAATGTGGCGATCCCTTCGGCGATGGCGAAGAGATGTACCTGCAGGGCGGCGCCATCTGGCATCCGCGTTGCGGTCCGGGGCCCACCGAAAATGGCCAAATACTAAACGGATCCGCTGAAAACGGCAACTGCACGGACACGGATGTGTCCGTACGCGACTTCGACCGTCATAGCACCTCCGGTGCCAGCGAGATGCAG ttttccaTGCGTTCACGTACACCTAGTTTGAACGGTTCATTGTATAGTCCGACAAGCATGATTAGAAAG CATTATAGTTACCGTACACCATCGCCAGGTTTAATATTAAGGGAACCAAAATCAGCCACTTTAACCGACGACATTTCTAGGATATACACTTATAGTTACCTAACAGAAGAGCCAACTCAAGGCTATTTAAGAAGACCCATAGACCCTTACGACAAAACTCCCGTCTCCCCTCATTTCCACCGACCAACCT cacAAAATTCCTTGAGGGGTAGCCAAGGAGCTGGCGGCAAAAGATTCGGTTCAAGGTCCGCGATGAAGATCCTCGTCGATTCGATACGCAGTGAGACGCCAAGACCGAAATCACCTCACATGAACAACGAGGAACCGATAGAACTAGCCCACTTCCCTGGTGCAAAACCACCTAAACCAGGAGAGGAACCGAAAATTGAAAGAGACGACTTCCCTGCACCACCTTATCCCTATACTGATCCAG AGAGGAGAAAGCGCTGGTCGGACTCTTACAAGGGCGTGTCCGCCGATTCAGATGAGGACGAGGTCGATGGTAAAACCGCCAAGGAAATTGAAGACGAGAAACTGAAACGGGAGGAGGAGGAATTAAGCAAAATCGCCAGCGGAATAGGTAAAGTGTTCCTGAAGAATGTACAAGAACGGGAGAAGGTCAAAAAAATCAAGGCAGCTCACTTGGACCCTCGCAACGCTTCGAG GACCCCCTCTGCCAACAAAGAGCCGGCGTACAGGCTACGCTACGATAATCCAATCGGCGCCAGCCCGTCAAGGAATCTGGACCATCAGAGGCCATTCGACGACGAGGAATTCGATCGTTCCATGAGCTGTCGTTCTTCGATGGGTCGTTCCATCGGCCAGATCCCAAACTACAACG TTGTAAGTGCCCTTCGTCACGTTCCTAAGCCTGGTTATGGTCTGGCGCCTCGTTCTCACACATTCAGCTCATCTGCTGGTAGTTACCCCCAAATCCCT GGTGATTATTCGTTTAGCGGGATGGGTGCTAAAACCCACAGTACCGACTTCAGTTGCGGAAAATCCGATA tttccaCTGGATCCATCACCGATGTTGAAAGACGTGGCCTG AACTCGGACATGCCGGTGTCGAGCACGTACACCGGAGGTCTGGGCCGTTACCCGGGGGGCGGGTACTCGTCACAAGTGCGACGATCCCTGCCCAACATGGCGCACTCGATGCTGATCAACGAGCCGGCCAAAATCTACCCCTATCACCTCCTGCTGATCACCAACTATCGGCTGCCGGCCGACGTTGACCGATGCAACCTAGAA CGTCATTTGTCGGACCAGGAGTTCGAGGGTATTTTCCAAATCGCCAGGCCGGACTTCTACAGACTGCCCGCGTGGCGCAGGAACGAGCTGAAGCGACGGGCACGTCTCTTTTAA
- the LOC109600068 gene encoding uncharacterized protein LOC109600068, which produces MNNGACQRKPRGAPEDSDPVTLEDLLENYGLTSQDIRVTPKKKCALKKLLKSITPPVDKKRLPRSPESLITPRQLFGPESSAYTQPGPMMPKPNMPPTPPMRDMTPPEYISMPGNDMCSGMGFQSATDIMTPQLHNMTYSGMTSLTVPLTDALIRMGNTSGPGDKSGMGNMTGMSNMSGMGNMSGPGDMCDMGNMSGMGNMTGMSNMSGMGNMSGPGDMCDMGNMSGMGNMTGMSNMSGMGNMSGPGDMCDMGNMSGMGNMTGMGNMSGMGTMSGMGNMSAYNVGDVSSVQKCCPCPNSQSYQGCM; this is translated from the exons atgAACAACGGTGCATGTCAACGCAAGCCG AGAGGAGCACCAGAAGATTCTGACCCAGTTACGTTGGAAGACCTGTTAGAAAACTACGGATTGACT TCTCAGGATATCAGGGTTACACCAAAGAAGAAATGCGCgttgaagaaattattaaaaagcatcACACCACCTGTTGATAAGAAGAGACTC CCAAGAAGTCCAGAATCACTCATCACACCACGACAACTATTTGGA cCCGAGTCATCTGCATACACACAACCAGGCCCTATGATG ccAAAACCG aatatgcCTCCAACTCCACCG ATGCGTGAC atGACTCCACCAGAG tacATTAGTATGCCC ggCAATGATATGTGCAGCGGC atgggCTTTCAGAGTGCTACTGAC ataatgaCTCCACAG TTACATAATATGACa tacAGTGGGATGACCAGC TTGACGGTGCCACTG ACAGACGCTTTGATTCGG atGGGTAACACGAGTGGc CCAGGTGACAAGAGCGGT aTGGGAAACATGACTGGC atGAGTAATATGAGTGGC aTGGGTAATATGAGTGGc CCGGGTGATATGTGCGAT aTGGGTAACATGAGTGGC aTGGGAAACATGACTGGC atGAGTAATATGAGTGGC aTGGGTAATATGAGTGGc CCGGGTGACATGTGCGAT aTGGGTAACATGAGTGGC aTGGGAAACATGACTGGC atGAGTAATATGAGTGGC aTGGGTAATATGAGTGGc CCGGGTGACATGTGCGAT aTGGGTAACATGAGTGGC aTGGGAAACATGACTGGC aTGGGTAATATGAGTGGa atgGGCACTATGAGTGGC atGGGTAACATGAGTGCC TACAACGTTGGGGACGTCAGTAGTGTACAA AAATGCTGCCCTTGTCCTAATTCTCAAAGTTATCAGGGATGCATGTAA
- the LOC109600084 gene encoding mitoferrin-1 has product MNFEDYETLPTNNVGTHMIAGAIAGIMEHCVMYPLDSVKTRMQSLVTSGREGISETLLRMIRHEGMLRPVRGMSAMVVGAGPSHALYFSSYEYLKNTLVKYSSSEKYHTAVYGASGCIATLLHDGIMNPAEVVKQRMQMINSPYKSVLQCVSHVYNTEGPRAFYRSYTTQLTMNVPFQSIHFMVYEFAQKITNKEGTYNPTAHMLSGALAGAVASAITTPLDVCKTLLNTQQTGNPTGLVQAVKTVYRLGGPGAYFRGMQARVMYQMPATAICWSTYEFFKYLLGNAPEVRQVIAPIIEEKPIKLEAPAMAEKINLKPSLPPRELPAMSGAGLYGSISFNTMHNADTTFNRRQKDTILDIVHT; this is encoded by the exons ATGAATTTTGAGGATTATGAAACACTACCAACAAACAATGTAGGTACGCATATGATTGCCGGAGCGATCGCAGGGATCATGGAACATTGCGTAATGTACCCGCTCGACTCGGTCAAA ACCCGGATGCAGAGCCTAGTCACGTCCGGGCGGGAAGGCATCAGCGAAACGCTGCTCAGGATGATCCGGCACGAGGGCATGCTCAGGCCAGTCAGGGGCATGTCTGCAATGGTTGTTGGTGCTGGACCCTCACATGCCTTGTACTTTAGCAGTTATGAATACCTGAAAAACACACTTGTAAAGTACAGTAGTAGTGAAAAATATCATACGGCCGTTTATG gagcCTCAGGATGTATAGCAACATTACTACACGACGGAATCATGAACCCTGCGGAAG TGGTGAAACAACGAATGCAAATGATCAACTCCCCCTACAAATCGGTGCTGCAGTGCGTCTCCCACGTGTACAATACTGAAGGACCTCGAGCTTTCTACCGATCCTACACCACCCAGCTGACAATGAATGTACCCTTCCAGAGCATCCACTTTATGGTCTACGAATTCGCTCAAAAG ATAACAAACAAGGAGGGCACGTACAACCCCACCGCCCACATGCTGAGCGGCGCACTGGCCGGCGCCGTCGCCTCGGCCATCACCACACCCCTGGACGTGTGCAAGACGCTGCTGAACACGCAACAGACAGGCAACCCCACGGGCCTGGTGCAGGCGGTCAAGACCGTTTACAGGTTGGGCGGTCCGGGCGCCTACTTCAGGGGCATGCAGGCGCGTGTCATGTATCAAATGCCGGCGACCGCGATCTGCTGGTCCACCTATGAGTTCTTCAAATATCTGCTTG gtaACGCACCTGAGGTGAGACAAGTGATAGCCCCGATAATAGAGGAAAAACCAATAAAACTCGAAGCGCCAGCGATGGCGGAAAAGATCAATCTGAAACCGAGCCTGCCGCCGCGGGAGCTGCCCGCCATGTCCGGTGCCGGCCTCTACGGCTCAATCTCGTTCAACACGATGCACAACGCCGACACCACCTTTAACCGCCGACAGAAGGACACGATTTTGGACATTGTACACACATAG
- the LOC109600067 gene encoding uncharacterized protein LOC109600067 gives MNRCGGAANSPDDIDALFEQAYQNMQGDQSYQADVSLSQFLSPEPPPVPRQQRPTRTNQFFNQQTGAQCNFVTPRPPRTPPQFSPNMSYGNVTQSTMNYSGNESMMSGFQPLPVTPEQCPMPPPKGAAASRKPGPAAPPPKAPRPGNTPESPLDWGPNADLALEEVCRIFGMTPKDFEVKPTKSQRVKKFLKKMTPACLTPMRAAPESPQSEDDEIYEFHDYEVSVSFLLMRHNEINLE, from the exons atgaaccgATGTGGAGGAGCTGCG AATTCACCAGATGATATAGAT GCGTTATTCGAGCAGGCATACCAAAAT ATGCAAGGAGATCAATCCTATCAAGCTGATGTATCCCTTTCACAATTTTTGTCACCTGAACCTCCTCCAGTTCCTCGT CAACAAAGACCCACAAGAACTaaccaattttttaaccaaCAAACGGGAGCCCAGTGTAACTTTGTCACTCCTCGACCA CCACGCACTCCCCCCCAATTTTCACCAAACATGTCGTACGGCAACGTCACCCAGAGCACCATGAATTATTCCGGAAACGAATCGATGATGTCAGGATTCCAGCCTCTACCCGTAACCCCGGAGCAATGTCCAATGCCACCTCCGAAGGGCGCCGCCGCCTCCCGTAAGCCAGGACCCGCGGCACCGCCGCCGAAGGCGCCCAGACCGGGCAACACACCGGAATCGCCCTTGGATTGGGGTCCCAACGCCGATCTGGCTTTGGAGGAGGTCTGCAGGATATTCGGAATGACG CCCAAGGATTTCGAGGTGAAACCGACGAAAAGTCAAAGGGTGAAGAAGTTTTTAAAGAAGATGACGCCCGCGTGCCTAACTCCAATGAGGGCC GCTCCCGAAAGTCCGCAGTCAGAAGATGATGAGATTTATGAATTCCATGAT tatGAAGTATCGGTGAGTTTTCTTTTAATGAGACATAATGAGATAAACTTGGAATAA